From the genome of Colias croceus chromosome 12, ilColCroc2.1:
AAATAGGAAAatcttgatttatttttcGCTCTTACATTATTGAGGGTATATGGTTCCAAAATTTTGCTCTTACTTTGGCTTcctaatctaataatattgttggttatatttaatattccttCTAAAAACTGATCTAGTGCATGATTGGTATAGCAAATGATCAACATAGGGGTGCCTTCAAGTGATAAATTCTTCAGAAGAGTTGAAGCAATTTTAACTCCAAGATATGTTTTTCCTGTTCCTGGAGGACCTTGTATTACAGCAAATTCTCTTGTAAGAGCGAAATTATATGCATCCATTTGAGATTGGTCAAGACTTAATGACTCTGGACTAGGCCACTGAGATTGATCTAAAACAGGGACATACAGGTCATCACCTTTTTCATTTTGAATGTTGTATACTGTATCGGAATTTATATAGGTTGGTGCACTTGTTTGTGGCTGAAATTgacaataaaaagtatttatcaAGTGTTTTTCTGttgatgttaaaaattaactgCAGTAAAAGTGGACTATTCCACCTAGTGAATTATTATGGTAGGgacaaaattaaagaaaataaactaaattaaataagacttcaaaaataaattatgaatgtaAACACTAGAAAAAATTATACCTGAACATCAACAATATATTTCTTCATGGGCAAGTCTGCGGTAGAATTTTGCAGCACTTTAAGTACTCTATGGTATGGTTCGAAAAACACTTCACTCTCGACCATGAGGAATTgttcagaaaatatattatttggtaCAGCATTTTGGAATGAGACGGCAATCTgaaatgtgtttaaaaaaagtagGACTACTTGCCATTGTTTATAAGGTAATGTAGAGTTTCGTAGTTTTCCTAGTGGAAAGAGAAGTTAATAAAGGAGAATGACCACGGTTGGCATCGGTAAAATTTTAGTTGTGCCACGtgttcgtgatattgttaattcctatttgtattttagtacgggagctagcaacgtttaaaaaaaaagtcattttagtatagttgggtttttgatatactgtttctcttgctatttcggttagagtccgggctgtctggctggccgcagtggttgcgtttattagtgcgcatcttatctgcacaggaaaatatccttaatttaaagtcattttttaacgcgtaatttttaatcgtttgcctttagatagatccatcagatataatttttttattgcaagacgtttttttcgttgtaaaataggtgccatacgcaatttttatttcaaaataactaaaatgtcatcgaaataagtgaaattacatcaacatgattccgcttaaaaggtaagtaataactttattatttatattatattatccttttttaatacttatattgaataattagtaaactaatatttttaatagatggtttcatatttattatacttttgggtataaatatgaatttgatgatatttgtattttctagtgtttgattttacgcgagtattatacattttgaaattaatgacttgagaaaataatacaatgaataaatcgcgtttaaaatccgttaaaaagtctttaatttcttgatgatatttggtttttatcaagtttacattaacgtcctatttgaggttcgttgggaaaaaggaggcgatatggtagattgttgcaaaaaaacggtaaatagtaaaatgaatattatatatcgcGGGTCTCAAACCATAGGGGCGTATATGCAaaaatgcgatttttcgtttttaatgCCATTGGATTCTACTTTAAGCAATACATAACctcaatttttcttataatttaatactgattactttttgtataaaatgcaaaatattatttgccgTAAGCTAGACAGTCTACAATTATTGTTAGGCCATATAGCCGTATAATAGACGTAAGAGCAATATTATTGCTTATCGAGGCAGTTTTGACATGCCTTATAGATGTATGCACATACgactgtttgttttattttaacctgAAATCATTGTGTCGAGCTATATAGACGTATGCACATACGACCATCAATGTCAACATGATCCTGGGGATATTTAGTCATCACTGCGGACGTATGCACATACGTctacatattttagtattgCTGTCTCAAGATTTCGTCACTAGGAGGACGTCACAGAGCAAGTTGGTGGACGTATCGTCATGTCAACAACACGGAAACACGATCATTCTGCAGTGAGATGCCAAAGCGAGTATATGTAATTCTAATGCGTGGAATAACTTTAGTGAATTtactatatatgtatatatctttaatatatataaatctcgtgtcacaatgtttgtcttcaatggactcctaaaccacataagcgattataataaaattcgcacaccatgtgcagtttgatccaacttgagagataggatagtttaaatttcaaatcgttttagagaaagcaggcgaagctgcgggcggtaagctagttattttataaagaaaatttcatggaGAATAATAAGGTTCCTAATTCTGCAAGATTTCATACAAAGAATTAATTctggaaaataatatagattttcACAAGCCGAGGATAGACCAATGTTGGTGTCATAAGTTTGAGCAATTACCCGAAGAAGAACAGAAAGAAAAACAGGAGGAGTATGAAAAACATGTTAATAGGAAAGAACATGCCAAAGAAGAAAAGAAGAAGATAAATTAAAGGCAATGGTTGACTCTACTCTTCTTGTCTGTACCTTTGATTTCGAAGCAGTATTATACTGTCCCTAATGGACATTTTGGGTAAACCTATCTTTTATAAAAGGAAATTGGGCTTTATGAATTTCACAATACATAATGCAGTGAGCAAACTGGGCTACTGTTACTTTTGGCCAGAGTACGAGAGAAATAGAGGGGCAAATGAAGTCTCAACAtgtttgtatacttatatcacCAAGCTTACCAATGTGGAACACCTGATTCTTTATTCTGATTGCTGCCCAGGACAAAATCGAAATTCAGTGGTAGCTTCAATGCTAAGATATGTAATGATGTCTCCAGCAAATCATGTAAAAATTAGGTTATCAATTTGgccagtatattttttttattaatgtacaccgattactccgaggtttctggaCTGATCTatgtgattctttttttgtttgatgtgtaatggtgtcgaattggtctcataaaaaaaatatttggataGGCCtagcagtttttattttatgagcatttttgtctgatctcgatgacttaattgaaatCTAGCTAGTAACTTTGAtacacttcccggtaaccgattaagctgaaattttgtatacgtatgtaaattggataacgatgaaacattatcatgacatagagctgattgatgatggaatcggaaggtggccataggaactcagtaatatattgactcaactttatcgagtttgggctcgtttgattcgtgttgaaaaatacatagtgtatttttgtaaagtattaaataaaaataactacattaaaaacaaccgacttcaataacttttttatcaataattattttttacttttccgttacATACCtattgaagtcggttgtttttaacgtatttataaatgtttgtgACTTTAgtcatttaaagtaggtaagtaactatgttcagatttataaataattttttatatgcttatttttattttcacacagaaaatattgtgtaattattccatttgtttttttttgtcagaTTGTAGAATAAAACTGGTTTATACCTCTACTTTGAATTCAAACGCCTCTCAATATAAATGCCAAGCCAAAAAGGCGtaagaattttaaaaaccGCGTAAATAACGTCAATTTCGATGGGTTCTCATtcctaaattacaatattttgagtCACCgactagttaaaaataaatataagtataaatattaataatttaaggagAAGGGTTTTACGTCCATAAATTCCATACATTTATGGGGGAAATTTGACGGAGTTTTGCCGTCTATTCGTCATGGCAAATAGACGTATCAGCTAAAAACTAGTGTTACAGAGAGAATATCTTAAAACCAAGCATTCCATATTAACTGCAGTGTAAATATATAGCTACATGCAAAAACACAACAAGGTGGCTCAATcacaaaaaaagttattaagttttttgtctctcctgaaaagtAGGGGTTTTGTGGATACGCCCCTATGGTTTGAGACCCGcgatatagtataagtaacacagtgattacttatccttcactgggactcatgttgatggaatttcacttatttcgatgatattttaattattttgaaataaaaattgcgtctggcacctatttaacaacgaacaaaacgtcttgcaataaaaaatgtatgtctaatggatctatctaaaggcaaacgattaaaaattacgcgttaaaaaatgactttaaattaaggatattttcctgtgcagataagatgcgcactaataaacgcaaccactgcggccagccagacagcccggactgtaaccgaaatagcaagaggaacagcatatcaaagaaccaactatactaaaatgctcacttgtcaacgttgctacctcctagaatattataatgatcatatgtatcactattaagtcttaattataccggataaattgaaataatagtaaaagttTGTGTTTTGAAACATGTATGACCATGTATGGAATCGGTAAAATACTAGTTGTGTCTTGtgttcgtgatattgttaattcctatttgtatttataatgatcatatttatcactattaagtcgtaattataccgattaaatagaaataaaagtaaaagtttttgttttgacacaTATATCTATCTCTTTTGCAAGCGTCATGTCATAGTTTCTGTTTGAAATGAATGTATTCGACGCATTGTTcgacgttatttattttgaaataatgtttattacgatttacttttcacatttgtcttgtaaattaaaatattatctatgtgataaatgtaaaacttaacgttcatcgttagtttaaactcgataaagtattttttttaagtgttgaataaaactattgttttatttttatagtcgcgaactgcggcttatttacataaaaactttaatcgttTCTAAAAGTACTAACATCAAGCTTTAAATTgagctatatttcatcttgacacaataagtttgattgcgataccaagtgccatagtcacttgggcaatctcctttaaggaaatttaataattgtacttataaaaattttgaattactTACATAACCCTCACTCAGCAAATTCAAACTTGAATCCAGAACTGTAGCACACAGTatggttttaaaattatcactTGTAAATAGTAGAAGCGACCCAAACATCAATCGTTTATTATAGGCATAATTCTTGCAATCCACAGAGCTGTGTTTTGAACGCTCATCCCATGCTATATCTACCAAATAACCTACTTTGTTATTGCTTATGTAAGTTTGAATTATCCGAATTTTGGGATATAccctgaaataataaataataagtgaagtttattagtattaaggccgtgtacgcggtccgtgcgctgtttggctcaaatatgtgatttttcaaaccagattgtccatcaaccacttatcttacaaacatatgaattactaataattttaggaaattttattgtctatatagttagttaagagtttttttcaattaatacagtatttgtgaataccatcaagataactgagccgatgattgcttgatttcgcttttagtgtcaatttcgaagctaaaaatatctgaaatcgctgacagatctaacacacaattttttttaactaactgcaaaaatccttattaaaatagttagttaaaagatttttttattttggactcctaacttacgaaattaaaatccgaacaatgtgaatttttttagaaattatagtcgacaaaatgattattttcaccaagatatttgacttagtttaatataatttttacatattgcaataaaagaacatcttacttataagataaaatttaaaaaatcaactaaggtacctctattatttttctacaattttttttaaagtactataaaacactgcgcgcgacccgattaaaatcagtcggcagcgagcctttccagagagaggatatgttgctcggcgctctcctgtggacttatgctgttcatagtaaaaggatagcgcaagccgcgatctatcgcgatctatcgtaatagatcgcggagattttgacttgcgttaaattgaataagccctcttaacaTTGTAATATTCTCAATAGGTTTGTAATTAACTTTCTTACTTAGAATTAAGATTTTAAAACtgcaatattttcataatcatTGTTAATTACCTTATATGTTCATGCCTTCTCTTTGTTGGGTTTTGTAAGTATTTACCtgtaatcattttttatactttaatataaatttattttatgctgtTCTTATAATTCTATGATAAATTACTGAAaggcaaaaataaaaaaataataataaaagtttttgcTCAAATATAGGTTTTTGAAAATGgatatataagttttatataaaaaaacgacgtgtggcactcggggactgccgcggtaaatcTTTtacatgctatgccttcaagccacacctccgcccgtcggagtgcggagcgtgaggttttttcgatacggaatttctcgtttcggtccccgcgctcaaggccggcaatagaagctatgcaatagcttaaaaatgttatgtttgCAAGACCATACTTGACCGATATGCTCTATGTCCACATATCTAACAGGAGGATTGTAGAGAGCAATATAGACTAATAAAGAGACAATTTATTAAGACACAATGTTTACCAACATATTCCTTCTCGCAATGGACCAAAGCAATCTTCTCTCAgcaatttaaattgtatgtcCAAATAGTGTTCTACACTAGTATAGGcactgtttataatatttggttGTATTTGATACAATGATTCATTGAGTAAATCCTCCTTAGTGGGAAATATGGATAAGTTTCTATAATCATCTTTGCTTATAATCTTAGGTGGTGGCACATAAGTATCAATATATTCAttctgaaaaatataaattacatgttttaaaaattcaattgcaataattaaattatttgtaccTATTCTTGGGTGAATgtggtatttattaattttaaatttgaatacaataaagattattttgtaattattccTTTAGCAAGATTGAGAAAAGGTTTCatgaattaaaatgaatgataAACACACACCTTAGAAATTGACTGAACTATAAgatcttttaatttttgtaatttggtatacaaaatttcatttattctcTCACTGTGTTCTTCTTGCACACCAATAGCACTTTCTTCAGCTATTTgtaataaatcatatatttCTTGTAAGAACTCATTGTTTTCGCCTTCTTGGTTATACAGACCTTCACACAGGTCACACACATTGTTGTAAACTAGTTCCACATCATCCCAAAACTGCATATTCATTCTTTTTTCGTTTATCCTTACTCTAGGGAGCCCATCAAGGTATTCTTTAAGTTGAATTAAGAAATTGGATTGTAGAAACTTTGTTTTTAACAAAGTATTGATTTTTGATTTATCACCGCATTCTAATGATCTGTATAATGCGGctaatattcttaaaattaGTACTATAAAATCACCTTTTAACTCAGTCTCAAAAAGGAGCCAAAAGCCTGGACGATTGgatagttctaaatttaaactaGGAGGTTTCATGAATGAAATATCTAATAGACGTTTAAAGCCAATAGGTTTTCTTTCAATTTCATGCCGTTTCTGCGGTTGAGGTGCTGGAACATCGGCTTCTTCATCTTCGTATCTTGAAGCACTCGGTCTATTTTCTTCTATCACTGTTCCATCAAACCAATCAATACGAAGTGATTTATTACTGTTACTCATGATAAAAATTTGCaatttaaatagttaaattagtaagtattttttattctacttttgtacattaattaattaaaagaataaCACAATCATGAATTTGACGGCTGTTTTGGGATTTgagcaagaagcttatatcctctaatacactggagattgcactatgactattaacttgaaacaagaaactatgacattcaatgacgtcagtcatgttatttttctctttctgtcgagtgaccacgctggtttgtaaattcaggatttttcaaaatagaaaaaactaaaaatcatggtctataaataataacgacatatatttttaacagtatttatattataatattatggtcatactttataggtaggtacatacaattttaattggtatagaatgatagttataaataacttttggctacaa
Proteins encoded in this window:
- the LOC123696313 gene encoding NFX1-type zinc finger-containing protein 1-like, translating into MSNSNKSLRIDWFDGTVIEENRPSASRYEDEEADVPAPQPQKRHEIERKPIGFKRLLDISFMKPPSLNLELSNRPGFWLLFETELKGDFIVLILRILAALYRSLECGDKSKINTLLKTKFLQSNFLIQLKEYLDGLPRVRINEKRMNMQFWDDVELVYNNVCDLCEGLYNQEGENNEFLQEIYDLLQIAEESAIGVQEEHSERINEILYTKLQKLKDLIVQSISKNEYIDTYVPPPKIISKDDYRNLSIFPTKEDLLNESLYQIQPNIINSAYTSVEHYLDIQFKLLREDCFGPLREGICKYLQNPTKRRHEHIRVYPKIRIIQTYISNNKVGYLVDIAWDERSKHSSVDCKNYAYNKRLMFGSLLLFTSDNFKTILCATVLDSSLNLLSEGYIAVSFQNAVPNNIFSEQFLMVESEVFFEPYHRVLKVLQNSTADLPMKKYIVDVQPQTSAPTYINSDTVYNIQNEKGDDLYVPVLDQSQWPSPESLSLDQSQMDAYNFALTREFAVIQGPPGTGKTYLGVKIASTLLKNLSLEGTPMLIICYTNHALDQFLEGILNITNNIIRLGSQSKSKILEPYTLNNVRAKNKSRFSYLYASKRSELEKVFNEMTELQSDIEKCGTDLLSYRTIKPYLKEINYSFELKNCDEDSVLDWLLGHLDKKETIEIDDWEKQMDEISVTDKIESCFSEKWALKEIDSMNNSIKFMQNITDEQINRQNMINKFEYQIEKVKKRLDYFKKSMTAQTSGTHKLLNLDDIKDLYNLSSEERWNVYFQAVENVKKQLMIKMNELLNKHNALSSELEEVSTLIDSDVMKTARVVGVTTTVAARRHDLIRKLLSSIVIVEEAAEVLEAHIVASLTNKCQHLILIGDHKQLRPSAAHYKLAKHYNLEISLFERMIRNGIHAKTLTIQRRMRPNFVELLVPTIYEKLDCHPIVFNYPKVRGMKDTLYFYNHDVFEDSEGLEDSWSHKNTFEAKWCLNLANYLLQMEYKSNEVTILATYTGQAALIKELTKKFPLLRDIKITVVDNFQGEESKIVILSLVRSNIDGNIGFLAAANRICVALSRAKEGFYIFGNMKGLKSASTIWRSIDEKLSAQNAIGRTIELYCEKHAQNLGVEKYEDLNNCRKGSCLKNCLI